The Candidatus Binatus sp. genome window below encodes:
- a CDS encoding DNA repair exonuclease gives MKFLHTADWQIGMRAAHVGAAGTRVREERLSAARRVIDAARIAGVEFVVVCGDTFEDNGVDRVLVQKVADILGGFGGPVYVTPGNHDPFMPGSVWEHPAWRSSDNVRVLREETPIEVSGGTLFPCPAREQHSGKDPTAWIPAGDSRGIRVGLAHGTVEGVYQEEPDYPIPRNAAVRAGLDYLAIGHWHSTATYPATDGTVRMAYSGTHETTKFGERDSGNALIVEITGPGASPVITPVRTGGLTWSVIEEEVREPGDLARLRQRVEALENPGATLLDLRVAGLLSAQDRDELTRIEEILASRFLFGRIDPTRLRPSPSDDGWIAGLPAGVLREAATNLRELADPAYADPRPEGASPEVACRALLELYALASEGGA, from the coding sequence ATGAAGTTTCTCCACACCGCAGACTGGCAGATCGGCATGCGGGCCGCGCATGTGGGCGCGGCGGGGACGCGGGTGCGCGAGGAGAGGCTGAGCGCGGCGCGGCGAGTCATCGATGCGGCGCGCATTGCGGGGGTGGAGTTTGTCGTCGTCTGCGGGGACACGTTCGAGGACAACGGTGTCGACCGCGTGCTTGTGCAGAAGGTGGCGGACATCCTGGGCGGATTCGGCGGGCCGGTCTACGTAACCCCAGGAAATCATGATCCGTTCATGCCCGGGTCGGTGTGGGAGCATCCGGCGTGGCGGTCGAGCGACAACGTACGCGTGCTGCGGGAAGAAACACCGATCGAGGTGTCGGGCGGAACGCTTTTCCCGTGTCCGGCGCGAGAGCAGCACTCGGGCAAGGATCCGACGGCGTGGATTCCCGCAGGTGACTCGCGCGGGATTCGCGTAGGGCTGGCGCATGGGACGGTCGAAGGGGTGTACCAGGAGGAGCCCGATTATCCGATCCCCCGCAATGCAGCGGTGCGTGCCGGGCTGGACTACCTCGCCATTGGTCATTGGCACTCGACGGCAACGTATCCGGCAACCGACGGGACAGTCCGCATGGCCTACTCCGGCACGCACGAGACGACGAAGTTCGGAGAAAGAGATAGCGGGAACGCATTGATCGTGGAGATCACCGGACCCGGCGCATCGCCCGTCATCACTCCAGTTCGAACGGGTGGACTTACGTGGTCGGTGATCGAGGAGGAGGTGCGTGAGCCGGGCGACCTCGCGCGTCTGCGTCAACGCGTCGAAGCGCTTGAGAATCCGGGCGCCACGCTGCTGGACCTGCGCGTCGCGGGATTGCTGTCCGCGCAGGATCGCGACGAGCTAACGCGCATTGAGGAGATTCTCGCGTCGCGATTCCTTTTCGGGCGCATTGACCCGACGCGCCTACGGCCATCGCCGAGCGATGACGGCTGGATCGCTGGCCTGCCGGCGGGTGTGCTGCGCGAGGCCGCGACGAACCTGCGCGAGCTGGCGGATCCGGCGTACGCCGACCCACGTCCGGAAGGTGCGTCGCCTGAAGTCGCGTGTCGGGCGTTGTTGGAGTTGTATGCGTTGGCGTCGGAGGGTGGCGCGTGA
- a CDS encoding AAA family ATPase, with translation MPTTTAADDILEWASSRLDLWQQDALRRLAGSPEVTDADLDELLAMVKQQAGLALSSAPPVPVPLDKSHLGASSGAPAIRIKAIRNIKNVNKLAPTASLNFKLEGLTVIYGTNGSGKTGFIRILRRACRTRITDQNKLKVLADVYGTASGPNSAEIVIETAGGEQVISWTEGTAASELMLRAAVFDSKAAELYVDQGNQIRFLPFGLALPHKLNEVGLAVKNKLNTERQPVQEQLVLTKIEFLKPKATNAQTFYNTLTGDTKDVSIDAAASFGPAEEIRLAQLEKLLVGSAGDAADRRSLAEWLEARRSRFTNLTTALSASQIEQLVKLREEAAEARKAADLAASGAFAAEPLAGVGGETWRRLWEAARAYSTADAYPNRSFPVSTLLADGTDPRCVLCQQPLDASARERFSRFEAFVTASLAKKAREAEDAFGVGIKALRALDTSSPADAMARIKQIEARFPALANSLTIISQSFMERHEMALKVIVGEAEIAAIPDLPAPPDSEITVAANWLNDEASQLESAIDAQQRASLEAERQELLDSRLLTQSMKTLKKRRDLLKQDSLFQAAIDNTQTKGITQRANELIDKHLTKLVTNNFEAECKALDINYLRISLSRESGRTEAVFKTDTGTKLTRTSSDILSEGEQRALALAGFLTETTITAPDGPIIIDDPVSSLDRQRSARVAARIVEEAKRRQVIVFTHDLVFYNELCRIADDAGLEPQTCRLFRNANGTGLVDPSGEDWKSMKVGKRIAMLKNEMVRVGKLQNTEPSRYEYEAKNVYGRLRDAYERAVEECLFHETISRFNDAVKTQNLRYVDLPDEYAVRFHEGMTKANTFSHDNPSAGTATLPEPHEINADIAALETLVADFKKVHDDAEKRRPKMKPH, from the coding sequence ATGCCCACAACAACTGCCGCCGATGACATTCTTGAGTGGGCGAGCTCAAGGCTCGATCTATGGCAACAAGACGCCTTGCGGCGCTTGGCCGGTTCGCCAGAAGTGACTGACGCTGACCTTGACGAACTTCTTGCGATGGTGAAGCAACAAGCCGGCCTCGCTCTATCATCAGCGCCCCCGGTGCCCGTGCCTCTCGACAAAAGCCATCTCGGTGCCAGCTCGGGAGCCCCGGCAATTAGGATCAAGGCTATCCGCAATATTAAGAACGTTAACAAGCTCGCGCCCACGGCGTCGCTCAACTTCAAGCTAGAGGGCCTTACTGTTATTTACGGCACCAACGGTAGTGGAAAAACGGGGTTCATCCGCATTCTCCGGCGTGCCTGTCGTACCCGTATTACCGATCAGAACAAGTTGAAGGTACTCGCCGACGTTTATGGCACTGCGAGTGGCCCCAATTCAGCCGAGATCGTCATTGAGACGGCAGGAGGCGAGCAGGTGATTTCGTGGACAGAGGGTACCGCCGCCTCAGAGCTCATGCTGCGCGCTGCGGTATTCGATAGCAAGGCGGCCGAACTCTACGTGGATCAGGGGAACCAGATACGCTTTCTGCCCTTTGGCCTCGCCTTGCCCCACAAGCTTAACGAGGTTGGCCTCGCCGTTAAGAACAAACTGAATACAGAGCGTCAGCCAGTGCAGGAGCAACTGGTTCTTACCAAAATCGAATTCCTAAAGCCTAAAGCGACCAATGCTCAAACATTTTACAACACCCTGACCGGAGACACGAAAGATGTCTCAATTGACGCAGCAGCTTCCTTTGGGCCAGCTGAGGAGATCCGACTAGCCCAGCTAGAAAAGCTACTCGTCGGATCCGCTGGTGACGCCGCGGACCGTCGGTCGCTGGCCGAATGGCTCGAAGCTCGCCGCTCTCGCTTCACCAATTTGACCACCGCACTCAGCGCTAGCCAGATCGAGCAGCTTGTTAAACTACGGGAAGAGGCGGCCGAAGCCCGCAAAGCCGCTGATCTTGCCGCAAGCGGGGCATTTGCTGCCGAGCCTCTCGCTGGCGTCGGCGGCGAGACGTGGCGCCGTCTCTGGGAAGCGGCGCGTGCCTATTCGACGGCTGATGCCTATCCAAACCGCTCGTTCCCAGTTTCGACACTCTTAGCTGACGGCACCGATCCGCGGTGCGTGTTGTGCCAGCAGCCACTCGACGCCTCCGCTCGCGAGCGCTTTAGTAGGTTCGAGGCGTTCGTCACCGCGTCACTCGCCAAAAAGGCAAGGGAAGCCGAAGATGCGTTTGGAGTTGGGATTAAGGCGTTGCGCGCTCTCGACACCAGTTCCCCTGCAGACGCAATGGCGCGCATAAAGCAAATCGAGGCCCGCTTTCCTGCCCTGGCCAACTCTCTCACCATCATTAGCCAGAGCTTTATGGAAAGACATGAAATGGCATTGAAGGTAATCGTCGGCGAGGCCGAAATCGCAGCGATACCTGACCTTCCGGCACCGCCAGATTCGGAGATAACGGTAGCAGCGAACTGGCTCAATGACGAGGCCAGTCAACTCGAATCGGCGATTGACGCCCAGCAGCGCGCGTCGCTCGAGGCTGAGCGGCAGGAGCTGCTCGACAGCCGCCTTCTCACGCAATCGATGAAGACTCTCAAGAAGCGCCGCGATCTCTTGAAGCAGGATTCGCTCTTTCAGGCCGCGATTGATAATACGCAGACCAAGGGGATCACGCAGCGCGCGAATGAGTTAATCGACAAGCACCTTACCAAGTTGGTAACGAATAATTTTGAGGCTGAATGCAAAGCGCTCGACATCAATTACCTCCGCATCAGCCTATCGCGCGAGAGCGGTCGCACAGAAGCGGTCTTTAAGACTGACACTGGCACCAAGCTCACGCGCACCAGCTCCGATATCCTCAGTGAAGGCGAGCAACGCGCACTCGCGCTGGCTGGCTTTTTGACCGAGACCACAATTACGGCTCCGGATGGGCCGATCATCATCGACGACCCGGTGTCATCGCTCGACCGGCAGCGCAGCGCCCGTGTTGCTGCCCGTATCGTAGAGGAGGCAAAACGGCGCCAAGTCATCGTATTCACACACGACTTGGTCTTCTACAACGAGCTCTGCCGCATCGCTGACGACGCTGGGCTTGAGCCTCAAACTTGCCGACTATTTCGCAATGCCAACGGCACAGGCCTCGTCGATCCATCAGGCGAAGATTGGAAGAGCATGAAGGTGGGTAAGCGAATCGCCATGCTCAAGAATGAAATGGTTAGAGTCGGCAAGCTTCAGAATACAGAACCGAGCCGCTATGAATACGAAGCAAAAAATGTGTATGGCCGCCTCCGCGACGCATACGAGCGCGCTGTAGAAGAATGCCTGTTCCACGAAACGATTTCGCGATTTAACGATGCGGTTAAGACGCAAAACCTTCGGTACGTTGATCTGCCTGACGAATACGCAGTGCGGTTTCATGAAGGCATGACCAAAGCGAATACGTTCAGTCACGACAACCCGTCCGCCGGAACCGCCACCTTACCCGAGCCTCACGAAATCAATGCCGATATTGCCGCGCTCGAAACGCTGGTAGCTGACTTCAAGAAGGTGCACGATGATGCGGAGAAGCGCCGACCAAAGATGAAGCCGCATTGA
- a CDS encoding BPTD_3080 family restriction endonuclease: MPDYEVPEPILNSPYEEPAAHWNIEEGASPEKRPGRRPAGYFFRDPKAPASDSEHDARGSWEELKLVNLIRERIKQWRSQGYPGVTRTTFDLLNYWQRDGRQHRLFFAQLEAAEAIIFLNEARADFRQGIQVPSDEPSDEAKAKGIRAFTRYACKMATGAGKTTVMGMVAAWSILNKVNDRSDGRFSDAVLIVCPNVTIRNRLGELHPETGEASLYRTRDLVPEHLMADLTKGRVVVTNWHVFEPQSVQTGGTSGKVIKAGVPVRVEETITIGARTTTARGKRYLTPDEVSRQAAAGLIKVLSEEKDKEGNLKRVRIESYKYVESDTAVVNRVIGKEVGGKQNILVFNDEAHHAYRIRQPENGDDEEEEDDSEQFFKEATVWVEGLDRIHKLRGINFCLDLSATPYFLGRVGQETNRTFPWVVSDFGLTDAIESGLTKIPQLVVRDTTGNPVPSYFNIWRWILTKLTPSERGGKRANPKPEAVLKYASTPILMLAGLWEELRAEWERDHVGDPRPPVFIIVCKNTKIADVIYKWLGENDAPSGIAPAKIAGFLNNDNRKNTIRVDSKVIAETDTGEAKSDESAWMRLTLDTVGKTEWPKDRQGRSLYPENFEELANKLKRPLHPPGRDVRCIVSVGMLTEGWDCNTVTHIVGLRPFMSQLLCEQVVGRGLRRSSYEVGEDGRLTEEVAKVFGVPFEIIPFKENKGGAAPSVRRHHIHSLPEKAAFEIKYPRVEGYRQAIRNRVTIDWNAAPTLTIDPMKIPPEVEVKATLPSNKGRHSLSGPGKLEKVDLNPYRSGRRFQELVFDMAAELTREYVNRRECEAPAHVLFPQMRQIVDRYLREKVQPLPPAQTIDVFCSPYYGWVIEHLRDAIKPDVSQGEAPIVPIYETRREPGSTGEVDFWTSREVREVVRSHVNYVVADTKKWEESAAYFIDTNDLVDAFAKNAGLGFAIPYFHNGEAHDYVPDFIVRLKTEPPMHLILEVKGYDELQEVKAQAAQKWVEAVNADRTYGRWAYAVARKPSDVKQLISDTAISLARSD; the protein is encoded by the coding sequence ATGCCCGATTACGAAGTACCCGAACCGATACTGAACTCGCCGTACGAGGAGCCAGCCGCTCACTGGAACATCGAAGAAGGTGCGTCTCCAGAAAAGCGCCCTGGCCGCCGGCCGGCCGGTTACTTCTTCCGCGATCCCAAAGCTCCCGCGAGCGATAGCGAGCACGACGCGCGCGGAAGCTGGGAGGAACTCAAGCTTGTAAATTTGATCCGCGAGCGCATCAAGCAATGGCGCAGCCAGGGCTACCCGGGCGTGACGCGGACGACGTTCGACCTGCTCAACTACTGGCAGCGCGACGGCCGACAGCATCGGCTGTTCTTCGCGCAGCTCGAGGCCGCTGAAGCGATCATTTTCCTGAACGAAGCGCGCGCCGATTTCCGGCAAGGAATCCAAGTGCCGTCCGACGAGCCGAGCGACGAGGCAAAAGCGAAGGGCATCAGGGCCTTCACTCGCTATGCGTGCAAGATGGCGACCGGCGCGGGAAAGACGACTGTGATGGGAATGGTGGCGGCGTGGAGCATCCTGAACAAGGTCAATGACCGTAGCGACGGCCGCTTCTCGGACGCGGTGTTGATCGTCTGCCCGAACGTGACGATTCGCAACCGCCTAGGTGAGCTTCACCCTGAGACTGGCGAGGCGAGCCTCTACCGGACCCGCGATCTGGTTCCCGAACATCTGATGGCCGACCTAACGAAGGGCCGCGTGGTGGTGACAAATTGGCACGTGTTCGAGCCTCAGAGCGTCCAAACCGGCGGCACCAGCGGCAAGGTGATTAAAGCGGGCGTGCCGGTTCGTGTCGAAGAGACGATCACGATTGGGGCGAGAACGACGACGGCGCGTGGCAAGCGCTACCTGACACCTGATGAAGTGTCGCGTCAGGCCGCGGCAGGGCTGATCAAGGTCCTGAGCGAGGAAAAGGACAAGGAAGGAAATCTCAAACGGGTACGGATCGAATCGTACAAGTATGTCGAGAGCGATACCGCGGTGGTGAATCGTGTGATCGGCAAGGAAGTAGGCGGCAAGCAGAACATCCTCGTGTTCAACGACGAAGCGCATCACGCCTACCGCATTCGGCAACCCGAGAACGGCGACGACGAAGAAGAGGAGGACGACAGCGAGCAGTTCTTCAAAGAGGCGACAGTATGGGTTGAAGGCCTCGATCGGATTCACAAGCTGCGCGGAATAAATTTCTGCCTCGATCTGTCAGCGACTCCATATTTCTTGGGTCGCGTCGGGCAGGAGACGAATAGAACCTTTCCGTGGGTGGTGTCCGACTTCGGCCTGACGGATGCGATCGAGTCGGGGCTGACCAAGATTCCACAGCTTGTCGTCCGGGACACAACGGGAAATCCTGTCCCGAGCTACTTCAATATCTGGCGATGGATCCTGACGAAACTCACTCCGAGTGAACGGGGCGGCAAGAGAGCCAATCCAAAGCCAGAAGCCGTTCTCAAATACGCTTCCACACCAATCCTGATGCTGGCGGGACTATGGGAGGAGCTGCGCGCCGAATGGGAGCGCGACCATGTCGGCGATCCGCGTCCGCCCGTGTTCATCATCGTTTGTAAAAATACAAAGATCGCCGACGTGATCTACAAGTGGCTCGGCGAAAACGATGCGCCGTCGGGAATCGCGCCGGCGAAAATCGCGGGCTTCCTCAATAACGATAATCGCAAAAACACGATCCGCGTCGATTCCAAAGTCATCGCGGAGACCGATACCGGAGAGGCCAAGAGCGACGAGAGTGCGTGGATGCGCCTCACGCTCGACACCGTGGGCAAGACCGAATGGCCGAAGGATCGGCAGGGACGCTCGCTGTATCCTGAGAACTTCGAAGAACTCGCGAACAAGCTAAAGAGGCCCCTGCACCCGCCTGGACGGGACGTGCGATGCATCGTCAGCGTCGGGATGCTCACCGAGGGATGGGACTGCAACACGGTGACGCACATAGTTGGACTGCGGCCGTTCATGTCGCAGCTACTGTGTGAGCAGGTCGTCGGCCGCGGGCTGCGCCGGTCGAGCTATGAAGTCGGCGAAGATGGGAGGCTCACCGAAGAAGTCGCAAAAGTCTTCGGCGTCCCCTTCGAGATCATCCCGTTCAAGGAAAACAAGGGCGGTGCCGCGCCGTCAGTTAGGCGCCACCACATCCATTCGCTGCCCGAGAAGGCGGCGTTCGAGATCAAGTACCCGCGGGTCGAAGGATATCGGCAGGCGATCCGCAACCGCGTGACGATTGACTGGAATGCTGCGCCAACGTTGACCATCGATCCGATGAAGATACCGCCGGAAGTCGAGGTCAAAGCCACACTTCCGAGTAACAAAGGAAGACATTCGCTGTCGGGCCCAGGAAAGCTCGAGAAGGTTGATCTGAATCCATATCGCTCGGGCCGCAGGTTCCAGGAATTGGTTTTCGACATGGCGGCCGAGTTAACGCGCGAGTACGTCAATCGGCGGGAGTGCGAGGCGCCAGCGCATGTGCTGTTTCCGCAGATGCGGCAAATCGTGGACCGATACCTTCGCGAGAAAGTTCAGCCGCTCCCGCCAGCGCAAACGATCGACGTGTTCTGCTCGCCATACTATGGATGGGTGATCGAGCATCTGAGGGATGCGATCAAGCCGGACGTATCCCAAGGCGAGGCGCCGATCGTTCCCATCTATGAGACGCGGCGAGAACCGGGCTCAACCGGCGAGGTCGATTTTTGGACGAGCCGCGAAGTGCGCGAGGTCGTACGCAGCCATGTGAACTACGTCGTTGCCGATACAAAGAAGTGGGAGGAGTCAGCAGCGTACTTCATCGACACGAATGACCTGGTTGATGCATTCGCGAAAAATGCAGGGCTGGGTTTCGCAATCCCATACTTTCACAACGGCGAAGCGCACGACTATGTTCCCGATTTTATCGTCAGGCTCAAGACCGAGCCGCCCATGCATCTGATTCTCGAAGTGAAGGGCTACGACGAACTACAGGAGGTCAAGGCCCAGGCTGCTCAGAAGTGGGTCGAGGCGGTCAACGCCGACCGGACATACGGACGATGGGCTTACGCAGTCGCAAGGAAACCGAGCGACGTTAAACAGCTCATTTCTGATACGGCAATTAGCTTGGCGCGGAGCGATTGA
- a CDS encoding AAA family ATPase: MILRSIAVQGWRCFANPISVGPFTDGLNVLHAPNATGKSTLFEALLRGLLDGHRVSGREVENLRPWGRELAPTVTVEFSHGGAEYRMMKRFFDRPSAELERRENGSFVRMAEGESADEKIREILTRNPPGRGLSRPENWGLAQVLWAPQGNLALGKLSGDLVADIRTALGVQVSGPGSGPPEERIETAYLRFFTTGGQYRRGKDAPAAVRLGESLQAALEAQRVAGEQQRIFEEAARRVEDLRARRAQARRDADALTKSLRDARTRAEAYRELISNKAQRLDRVKAAEAQHRELKQRIDAIKTAAKDLADVRQVLTQLRSELPSWVREVEQHEIDTARTQTALEDVRKTRDANEATRQRAELAGRYLDELRRASALDDRLRRIAEASETLAQHKLERSRLVAPDTKTLRAIRKAMKDHDDARMRLEAALITLEIVPEKAGALVIVSGEEPGERSLSAGVPAQVKGSPEVVVDLPGIARLRARGPAGSIAEIRIEREKAADRLKALTEAFGAADLEVLDALHDKATELDKRLAAAQTQIDTLLAGETAEQIETERATFAAVTSRIVADYPDWRDTPPDVAALRAAADASKRAFLASLDTAEAARDAAQAALNAAIHQRGTIEVRIEETDRHERSLTNKLAELTNDGKSEGERDGELRGIALTWDAARAGLEEIEAKLAEFGEDPGATATTLEKQLQAADDTATKALEQEKSEEGRLMHVSAQGPYSALARADEEVARLKGEIASEELQMAAIRLLRTTVEQSRNAALAAVAAPVEAAATRTLQRIAGNRLGRVQLGEAFEPMQMMPGIANAPVSIESMSGGEREQIYLATRLALAEVLAKGERQLVVLDDVLVATDSGRLARVMRILEEAAQRLQLLILTCHPERYLGLDGARFFDLEGILRDGAAA; the protein is encoded by the coding sequence GTGATTCTTCGCTCGATTGCCGTCCAGGGGTGGAGGTGTTTCGCGAACCCCATCTCGGTTGGTCCGTTCACGGACGGCTTGAACGTTTTGCACGCACCTAACGCCACCGGGAAGTCGACGCTCTTTGAAGCCCTGCTGCGCGGCCTGCTCGACGGGCATCGAGTCAGCGGCCGTGAGGTCGAGAACCTGCGCCCGTGGGGACGCGAGCTGGCTCCCACCGTTACGGTGGAGTTCTCGCACGGCGGTGCGGAATACCGAATGATGAAACGCTTTTTCGATCGTCCGTCGGCTGAGTTGGAGCGTCGTGAGAATGGAAGCTTCGTCCGCATGGCGGAGGGCGAGTCCGCGGACGAAAAGATCCGAGAGATTCTCACGCGCAATCCGCCGGGACGCGGGTTGTCACGGCCGGAGAATTGGGGGCTTGCTCAGGTCTTGTGGGCACCACAGGGCAACCTGGCGCTTGGCAAGTTGTCGGGTGATCTCGTGGCGGACATTCGAACCGCCCTTGGTGTGCAGGTGTCGGGTCCGGGCAGCGGGCCGCCGGAGGAGCGAATTGAGACGGCATACCTTCGCTTTTTCACGACTGGCGGCCAGTACCGGCGAGGCAAGGACGCGCCGGCAGCGGTGCGGTTGGGTGAGAGCTTGCAGGCCGCACTCGAAGCGCAGCGCGTTGCGGGTGAGCAGCAGCGGATATTCGAGGAGGCGGCACGTCGGGTCGAGGATCTGCGCGCGCGCCGCGCGCAAGCTCGGCGCGACGCCGACGCGCTTACGAAGTCCCTCCGCGACGCACGGACACGAGCTGAAGCGTACAGGGAGCTCATATCAAATAAGGCACAGCGTCTGGACCGGGTGAAGGCGGCCGAGGCTCAGCACCGCGAGCTCAAGCAGCGAATCGACGCTATTAAGACTGCGGCGAAGGATCTGGCCGACGTGCGGCAGGTCCTCACCCAGCTTCGCTCCGAGCTGCCGTCGTGGGTTCGCGAGGTCGAGCAGCACGAGATAGATACCGCGCGGACGCAGACAGCGCTCGAAGATGTCCGCAAGACACGCGACGCGAATGAAGCGACTAGGCAGCGCGCCGAACTTGCGGGACGGTATCTCGACGAGCTGCGGCGGGCATCGGCCCTTGATGATCGATTGCGCAGAATTGCCGAGGCGTCGGAAACCCTTGCGCAGCACAAGCTGGAGCGCAGCCGCTTGGTCGCGCCCGATACGAAGACGCTGCGCGCGATCCGCAAGGCAATGAAGGACCACGACGACGCACGGATGCGCCTCGAAGCCGCGCTGATCACGCTGGAGATCGTTCCCGAGAAGGCCGGTGCGCTGGTTATCGTGTCTGGTGAAGAACCCGGAGAACGATCACTCTCAGCGGGGGTACCCGCGCAAGTGAAAGGATCACCCGAAGTCGTTGTTGATTTGCCAGGCATCGCCCGCCTCCGCGCCCGCGGGCCTGCGGGATCGATCGCTGAGATCCGCATCGAACGTGAGAAGGCAGCGGACAGGCTGAAAGCTTTGACGGAGGCATTTGGGGCCGCAGACCTCGAAGTTCTGGACGCATTGCATGACAAGGCGACGGAGCTGGACAAACGACTCGCGGCCGCGCAAACACAGATTGACACCCTGCTGGCTGGGGAAACGGCCGAGCAGATCGAAACGGAACGCGCTACGTTCGCGGCGGTGACCTCGCGGATCGTCGCGGATTATCCGGACTGGCGCGACACACCTCCAGACGTGGCAGCGCTCAGAGCCGCGGCCGATGCGAGCAAGCGTGCCTTCCTTGCTTCTCTCGACACGGCCGAGGCTGCTCGTGACGCCGCGCAAGCCGCACTCAACGCTGCCATCCACCAAAGGGGAACGATTGAGGTGCGCATTGAAGAGACCGACCGACACGAGCGATCGTTGACCAACAAGCTCGCTGAACTGACCAACGACGGCAAGTCTGAGGGAGAACGCGATGGCGAGCTGAGAGGAATCGCCCTTACCTGGGATGCAGCGCGGGCAGGTCTCGAAGAGATCGAGGCCAAGCTCGCCGAGTTTGGCGAAGATCCCGGCGCCACGGCAACCACGCTCGAGAAGCAACTACAGGCCGCCGACGATACGGCAACCAAAGCTCTCGAACAGGAAAAGAGCGAAGAGGGCCGCCTCATGCACGTTTCAGCGCAGGGCCCGTACTCGGCCCTCGCTCGGGCGGATGAGGAAGTTGCCCGTCTGAAAGGCGAGATTGCCAGCGAAGAATTGCAGATGGCCGCCATCCGCCTGCTGCGGACAACGGTGGAGCAGTCTCGAAACGCAGCGTTAGCCGCAGTAGCGGCTCCGGTGGAAGCCGCTGCAACGCGCACGCTGCAGCGCATTGCTGGCAATCGGCTGGGCCGTGTCCAGCTAGGGGAAGCGTTCGAGCCCATGCAGATGATGCCGGGGATTGCCAATGCACCGGTGTCGATCGAAAGCATGTCAGGCGGCGAGCGCGAGCAGATCTATCTCGCCACACGTCTCGCTTTGGCCGAGGTGCTTGCGAAGGGCGAGCGCCAACTCGTGGTGCTGGATGACGTGTTGGTTGCGACAGACTCCGGACGCTTAGCCCGTGTGATGCGGATTCTGGAAGAGGCGGCGCAGCGATTGCAGTTGCTCATCCTTACGTGTCATCCAGAACGTTACTTGGGTCTGGATGGCGCACGTTTTTTCGATCTGGAGGGAATTCTTCGTGACGGTGCGGCGGCGTGA
- a CDS encoding IS5 family transposase yields HFTVDGTLIEAWASLKSFRPKGEQPGDRMPPADPGNPSVDFHGERRHNATHQSTTDPEARLAKKGAGKEARLCYTESVLMENRNGIMIDLRVGQASGRADCEQGLEMLQVVRGARRITVAGDKGYDTAAFVASCRALNVTPHVARNVRRPGGSALDHRTTSWPGYAVSQRVRKRVEEIFGWIKPVGNFRRTRYRGLERTTCAAYLVGAAYNLLRIAKLCPSG; encoded by the coding sequence AGCACTTTACGGTGGACGGCACGCTGATCGAGGCGTGGGCCTCGCTCAAGAGCTTTCGTCCCAAGGGCGAGCAGCCAGGCGATCGTATGCCGCCCGCTGATCCGGGCAATCCGAGCGTGGACTTCCACGGCGAGCGGCGCCACAACGCGACCCATCAGTCGACGACTGATCCCGAAGCGAGGCTGGCGAAGAAGGGTGCCGGCAAAGAGGCCAGGCTCTGTTACACCGAGAGCGTGCTGATGGAGAATCGCAACGGCATCATGATCGATCTGCGCGTGGGCCAGGCCAGCGGCCGGGCCGACTGCGAGCAAGGGCTGGAAATGCTGCAAGTGGTTCGCGGAGCGCGCCGGATCACGGTGGCGGGCGACAAGGGCTACGACACTGCGGCCTTCGTGGCGAGTTGCCGCGCGCTCAATGTCACTCCCCATGTGGCGCGCAATGTGCGGCGGCCGGGCGGCTCGGCGCTCGACCATCGCACCACCAGTTGGCCGGGCTACGCGGTCAGCCAGCGGGTGCGCAAGCGGGTCGAGGAAATCTTCGGCTGGATCAAGCCGGTCGGCAACTTCCGCCGCACCCGCTATCGAGGCCTCGAGCGGACCACTTGCGCCGCCTACCTGGTCGGCGCCGCCTACAACCTGCTGAGGATCGCGAAGCTCTGTCCCAGCGGATGA